In Drosophila innubila isolate TH190305 chromosome 2R unlocalized genomic scaffold, UK_Dinn_1.0 1_C_2R, whole genome shotgun sequence, the following are encoded in one genomic region:
- the LOC117785828 gene encoding mucin-2-like, with the protein MMHCIWLLAISLAVVNSRSIHVPSGYDHHHGMPPHHLLPNAYYPQPYSYPAPAPYGYHGYQTRPLIYSPPGSYFDNSYSLRRPLPGGGNPVAVDYNNRCSRNYLGIKPHPDQQQYYYVCRPNCVIFSKCPNLEKFNSSSGKCVQRVRPDYPVSCEKEGSFAYANDCKVFYTCDHRMIPIWRACPTGTIYSSSSGKCIPGDACPSTEIAHNGSNIPENCEHKFPECTEEGTFRSPTDCALYYTCKLQSNGNYLQTRFKCPVNHSFDVQLNICQPVREVNFQNYVGIADVAYAPMTPYYPPYLPQHGHPQMGFEDENVGVPEEKGESQAELFKNADVDNASYNYGYGYDKPESFSQVKENPAPDALVKVEPSKPTSEVLSLKSGPKSRIVILPPTTTTTTPYHCDPSASTTTTAEPTTTTSTTTTTVKPTTTSTTTNNSTSTTTTTTPTKSTTKLTTAENTIRTTRQLTTKTMTQKPTTTTTVTTSQKPVTTSTTKASTTKATTTPPTSTTTTQKPTTTSTTKSPTTTTTAKPTTTSTSTTAVKPTTTTNQQQHPQLTTSTTQPSTTTTTPKPTTTSTTTTTAKATTTTTTSQKPVTTTTTKPSTTTTTTTTSKPTATSTTQPSTTTTTPKPTTTSTTTTTVKATTTITTSTPQKPVTTTTTKASTTTPKPVTPSTTTTLTTQPTPKPTTTSTTTTSQKPVTTTTTVKPITTPPTTATTTTPKPTTTSTSKASTTTTTPATSTTTLGTSKSTTKLTTAENTIRTTRQLTTKAITERPTTTFSTTASTTTTTTTATTPKSSTTFTSKAPTTTTTTTTTTHSPISTISTTTTATAKPTTPSITTPTTTTPKPTATSSTESSTTTTSQPVTAPTTTTTTSQPTTTSTTTPTTTTPKPTATSSTESSTTTTSQPVTAPTTTTTTSQPTTTSTTTSTTTTPKPTTTSTTESSTTTTPKSTSAPTTTTTTSQPTTPSTTTSTTTTPKPTTTSVTESSTTTTTKPTTASTTTTTTSKPTTTSTTTTLKPTATTTTSPTSLKPTTPTATTTSPTSPKSTTSTTTTARDSSSTTGGTTAPTTVSSTIRTTRQSTTITTTPPSVSPITTTTTTTSTTTTPVQNTTLTTTTELPPCPTSADDTTEKVPELILKVFEPIDVKVVFCPRSCDEDHDHKYDPADNYKPSNCTSGCDLPKHPTHHKVEVDWKPVKLSDTASFQTIT; encoded by the exons ATGATGCACTGCATCTGGCTGCTGGCCATTTCATTGGCTGTGGTCAACAGTCGCTCCATACACGTGCCAAGTGGATATGATCATCATCATGGAATGCCGCCTCATCATTTGCTGCCCAATGCCTATTATCCTCAGCCCTATTCCTATCCAGCACCAGCACCCTATGGCTACCATGGCTACCAGACACGCCCACTCATCTACAGCCCACCTGGCAGCTACTTTGATAACTCCTACAGCCTGAGGAGGCCTTTGCCAGGTGGTGGCAATCCCGTAGCCGTCGATTAT AATAATCGCTGTTCCCGGAATTATTTGGGCATCAAACCGCATCCGGATCAGCAGCAATATTATTATGTGTGTCGTCCCAACTGCGTGATCTTCAGCAAATGTCCAAATCTGGAG AAATTCAACTCGAGCAGTGGAAAGTGTGTGCAGCGAGTACGTCCCGATTATCCAGTTTCCTGTGAGAAGGAAGGAAGTTTTGCATATGCCAACGATTGCAAAGTTTTCTACACTTGCGATCATAGAATGATTCCGATATGGCGCGCATGTCCCACGGGCACAATTTACTCATCCAGCAGCGGAAAATGCATCCCTGGCGATGCGTGTCCCTCGACGGAAATTGCccacaacggcagcaacattcCGGAAAACTGTGAGCACAAGTTTCCGGAGTGCACAGAGGAGGGAACTTTCCGATCTCCCACAGACTGCGCCTTATACTACACCTGCAAACTGCAGTCAAATGGAAACTATTTGCAGACACGCTTCAA GTGTCCTGTCAACCACAGCTTCGATGTGCAACTTAATATTTGTCAGCCAGTGCGTGAAGTGAATTTCCAGAATTATGTGGGAATTGCAGATGTTGCCTATGCACCCATGACACCTTACTATCCGCCGTATTTGCCACAACACGGTCATCCGCAGATGGGTTTTGAGGATGAAAACGTCGGAGTGCCAGAGGAAAAGGGGGAATCCCAAGCggagttgtttaaaaatgcCGATGTTGACAACGCTTCTTATAACTATGGATATGGCTATGATAAACCCGAATCCTTCAGTCAAGTTAAGGAAAACCCAGCGCCAGATGCCCTTGTTAAAGTGGAACCATCGAAACCCACTTCAGAGGTGCTAAGTCTTAAATCTGGGCCTAAAAGCAGAATTGTTATACTGCCacccacaaccacaacaaccacccCCTACCACTGTGATCCATCAgcatctacaacaacaactgctgagccaacaacaacaacatccactACGACAACCACTGttaagccaacaacaacatccactACTACCaacaact CAACatccacaacgacaacaacaacacccacCAAGTCGACAACAAAACTGACAACAGCAGAAAATACAATTCGCACCACACGGCAATTGACCACAAAAACGATGACtcaaaagccaacaacaacaacgacagtaACAACATCTCAAAAGCCAGTAACAACATCCACAACTAAAGCTTcgacaacaaaagcaaccaCTACTCCAccaacaagcacaacaacaactcagaaaccaacaacaacatccacaactAAATCTccgacaaccacaacaacagctaagCCGACAACAACATCCACTTCTACAACAGCTGtcaagccaacaacaacaac aaaccaacaacaacatccacaactAA caacatccaCAACTCAACCTtccactacaacaacaactcctaagccaacaacaacatccactACTACCACAACTgccaaggcaacaacaacaactacaacatccCAAAAgccagtaacaacaacaactactaaaccttcgacaacaacaaccacaactacaacttccaaaccaacagcaacatccaCAACTCAACCttcgactacaacaacaactcctaagccaacaacaacatccactACTACCACAACTgtcaaggcaacaacaacaataacaacatcaacaccCCAAAAGCcagtaacaacaaccactactAAGGCCTCGACAACAACTCCAAAACCAGTAACACCATCCACAACTACAACTTTAACAACACAGCCTACTCcgaaaccaacaacaacatccactACTACAACCTCCCAAAAGCcagtaacaacaaccacaactgTAAAGCCAATaacaacaccaccaacaacagcaactaccaCAACTCctaagccaacaacaacatccacatccaaagcttcaacaacgacaacaacacccGCTACAAGTACAACCACACTGGGTACCTCCAAGTCGACAACAAAATTGACAACAGCTGAAAATACAATTCGTACCACACGGCAATTGACAACGAAAGCGATAACTGaaaggccaacaacaacattctcAACTACcgcttcaacaacaacaacaacaaccacagccacAACTCCAAAATCATCAACAACATTCACATCTAAAGCACCGACcacgacaacaaccacaactacGACAACTCACAGTCCAATATCCACTATCAGCACAACGACTACAGCAACTGCTAAGCCAACAACACCATCTATAACAACACCCACAACGACAACACCTaagccaacagcaacatcttCAACTGAATCATCAACAACTACAACCTCCCAGCCAGTCACAGCAcctacgacaacaacaactacttctcaaccaacaacaacatctacaacaacacCCACAACGACAACTCCtaaaccaacagcaacatcttCAACTGAATCATCAACAACTACAACCTCCCAGCCAGTCACAGCAcctacgacaacaacaactacttctcaaccaacaacaacatctacaacaacatccacaacgACAACTCctaagccaacaacaacatctacaactgAATcatcaacaactacaactcccAAGTCAACCTCAGCAcctacgacaacaacaacaacttctcaaccaacaacaccatctacaacaacatccacaacgACAACTCctaagccaacaacaacatctgtAACTGAATcatcaacgacaacaactacaaagcCAACCACAGCAtctacgacaacaacaacaacttctaaaccaacaacaacatccacaacgACAACTCTCAAaccaacagctacaacaacaacatccccTACTTCTCTTAAACCAACAACAcccactgcaacaacaacatccccTACTTCTCCTAAAtcaacaacatccacaacaacaacagcccgCGACTCTAGCTCAACAACAGGAGGCACCACAGCACCGACAACAGTTTCAAGTACAATTCGCACCACAAGGCAATCGACAACGATAACAACCACACCACCGTCAGTGTCaccgataacaacaacaaccacaacaacatcgacaacgacaactcCTGTCCAGAACACCACattaacaacgacaacagagTTGCCACCCTGTCCCACCTCAG
- the LOC117783674 gene encoding uncharacterized protein LOC117783674 — MKYLCLTTIFVLLLIGLAEINAYVDESPTFTGVCELQGDWCSTRCQLAGGRDGICNKMRLCICRPL, encoded by the exons atgaaatacttgTGTTTAACTacaatttttgtgttattgttaATCGGTTTAGCAGAAATCAATGCAT atGTGGATGAATCTCCAACCTTCACAGGAGTTTGTGAGCTACAGGGTGACTGGTGCAGTACCAGGTGTCAATTAGCAGGTGGACGTGATGGCATATGCAACAAAATGAGACTCTGCATCTGCAGACCTCTCTAG